The Flavobacterium marginilacus genome window below encodes:
- the dnaK gene encoding molecular chaperone DnaK produces MGKIIGIDLGTTNSCVSVMEGNEAVVIPNAEGKRTTPSIIAFVEGGEIKVGDPAKRQAVTNPTKTIASVKRFMGHTFAEITEEAKRVPYSVVKGDNNTPRVDIDGRLYTAQELSAMTLQKMKKTAEDYLGQTVTEAVITVPAYFNDAQRQATKEAGEIAGLKVMRIINEPTAAALAYGLDKKGTDQKIAVYDLGGGTFDISVLELGDGVFEVLSTDGDTHLGGDDFDHEIIDWLADEFKAEEGIDLRLDPMSLQRIKEAAEKAKIELSSGAETEINLPYVTATASGPKHLVKKLSRAKFEQLTDSLVKRSMAPVAKALKNAGLSVSDIDEVILVGGSTRIPKIVEEVEKFFGKKASKGVNPDEVVAIGAAIQGGVLSGDVKDVLLLDVTPLSLGIETMGGVMTVLIEANTTIPTKKSQVFSTASDSQPSVELHVLQGARAMAADNKTIGRFHLDGIPPAPRGVPQIEVAFDIDANGIIKVTATDKGTGKSHDIRIEASSGLTAEEIERMKQDAEANAESDKLAKERAEKLNEADSTIFQTESQLKELGDKISDQNKTAIEYALTELRMAHQSQDLEAIQKGLDNVNAAWKTATEAMYAQGEQGQAAEPQAQSQGDNVEDVEFEEVK; encoded by the coding sequence ATGGGTAAAATAATCGGAATTGATTTAGGTACTACAAACTCTTGTGTTTCTGTAATGGAAGGTAATGAAGCAGTTGTTATCCCTAACGCGGAAGGAAAAAGAACTACACCATCTATCATCGCTTTTGTTGAAGGTGGAGAAATTAAAGTGGGAGATCCTGCTAAAAGACAAGCAGTAACTAATCCAACTAAGACTATTGCTTCTGTTAAACGTTTTATGGGACATACTTTTGCTGAAATCACTGAAGAAGCAAAAAGAGTACCTTATTCTGTAGTGAAAGGTGACAACAATACACCACGTGTTGATATTGACGGCCGTTTATACACTGCACAGGAATTGTCAGCAATGACTCTTCAAAAAATGAAAAAAACTGCTGAAGACTATTTAGGTCAAACTGTAACTGAAGCGGTTATTACTGTTCCTGCTTACTTTAACGATGCACAGCGTCAGGCTACAAAAGAAGCTGGTGAAATCGCTGGTCTTAAAGTTATGCGTATCATCAATGAGCCAACTGCAGCTGCACTTGCTTATGGATTGGACAAAAAAGGAACTGATCAAAAAATTGCTGTTTACGATTTGGGTGGAGGTACTTTTGATATCTCTGTTCTTGAATTAGGAGACGGTGTATTCGAAGTATTGTCAACTGACGGTGATACTCACTTAGGAGGTGATGATTTTGACCACGAAATCATTGACTGGTTAGCTGACGAATTTAAAGCTGAAGAAGGTATCGATTTGCGTCTTGACCCAATGTCATTACAGCGTATCAAAGAAGCTGCTGAGAAAGCAAAAATTGAATTGTCTTCTGGTGCTGAAACTGAAATCAACTTACCATACGTAACAGCTACTGCTTCTGGACCAAAACACTTAGTGAAAAAATTATCAAGAGCTAAATTTGAGCAATTGACAGATTCATTAGTAAAACGTTCTATGGCACCAGTTGCTAAAGCGTTGAAAAATGCTGGTTTATCTGTTTCTGATATCGACGAAGTTATCTTGGTTGGTGGTTCTACACGTATCCCAAAAATCGTTGAAGAGGTTGAGAAATTCTTCGGTAAAAAAGCATCTAAAGGTGTTAACCCTGATGAAGTTGTTGCAATTGGAGCAGCTATTCAAGGTGGAGTTCTTTCTGGAGATGTAAAAGATGTATTGTTGCTTGACGTTACTCCATTATCTTTAGGAATCGAAACTATGGGTGGTGTAATGACTGTTCTTATCGAAGCTAACACTACTATCCCAACTAAAAAATCTCAGGTATTCTCTACTGCTTCTGATTCTCAGCCATCTGTTGAGCTTCACGTATTACAGGGAGCTAGAGCAATGGCTGCTGATAACAAAACTATCGGTCGTTTCCACTTAGACGGTATCCCGCCAGCACCAAGAGGAGTTCCTCAAATCGAAGTTGCTTTTGATATCGATGCTAATGGTATCATCAAAGTAACTGCTACTGACAAAGGAACTGGTAAATCTCACGATATCCGTATCGAGGCTTCTTCTGGATTAACTGCTGAAGAAATCGAAAGAATGAAACAAGATGCTGAAGCTAACGCTGAGTCTGATAAATTAGCTAAAGAAAGAGCTGAAAAATTGAATGAAGCTGATAGTACTATTTTCCAAACTGAAAGTCAATTGAAAGAATTGGGAGATAAAATTTCAGACCAAAACAAAACAGCTATCGAGTACGCTTTAACAGAATTGAGAATGGCTCACCAATCTCAAGATCTTGAGGCTATCCAAAAAGGATTAGACAATGTGAACGCAGCTTGGAAAACAGCTACTGAAGCAATGTATGCTCAAGGAGAACAAGGTCAGGCTGCTGAGCCACAAGCACAGTCGCAAGGTGACAATGTTGAAGACGTTGAATTCGAAGAAGTAAAATAA
- a CDS encoding AAA family ATPase, with protein MEKLIVKNFGPIKEAEIDLTKYVVFIGDTSTGKSVLAKLISIFRDFSNLLKNKYEKANYEKDLDLNNQLNNYNIDFDIDDSFFEYSNPELLVVIEKKKILNIRNDFEKNNSSNKDFFKDFPDEEIKNVFAQIYNFRSTVYFPPERMLISSVESSIYGLLANNVALPICFKNFAARYQFAKNEKQNMLFEDFGFGYANVNNEVLIYNLTGEFQLNKASSGIQSLLPLLLVLKYELRLEVLKPELNFLVEEPELNLFPIKQKKLIDYLIQNINNTKHKLIITTHSPYVLSALDTLMLAKNTFNEHKELKDDISKIVYEGRWIDYNDISVYEVRNDGKVYSIKNEEFRSIDTNAIDRVSDIISEEFDKLTELRYAH; from the coding sequence ATGGAAAAGTTAATAGTTAAAAATTTTGGACCAATAAAAGAAGCTGAAATAGATTTGACTAAATATGTTGTGTTTATTGGAGATACTTCTACTGGAAAAAGTGTTTTGGCGAAGTTGATTTCTATTTTTAGGGATTTTTCTAATCTATTAAAAAATAAGTACGAGAAAGCGAATTATGAAAAAGACTTAGATTTAAATAATCAATTAAATAACTATAATATTGATTTTGATATTGATGATTCTTTTTTTGAATATTCTAATCCTGAATTGTTAGTAGTAATTGAAAAGAAGAAAATATTAAATATTAGAAATGATTTCGAAAAAAATAATTCATCTAATAAAGATTTCTTTAAAGATTTTCCAGATGAGGAAATAAAAAATGTTTTTGCACAAATTTATAATTTCAGAAGTACAGTTTATTTTCCTCCCGAAAGAATGTTAATTTCTTCAGTGGAGTCTTCAATTTATGGTTTATTGGCTAACAATGTTGCGCTCCCTATCTGTTTTAAGAATTTTGCAGCAAGGTATCAGTTCGCAAAAAATGAAAAACAAAATATGTTATTTGAAGATTTTGGTTTTGGTTATGCTAATGTAAACAATGAAGTTTTAATATATAATCTAACAGGTGAATTTCAATTAAATAAAGCTTCGAGTGGAATTCAGTCACTATTACCGCTTCTTTTGGTCTTGAAGTATGAATTAAGGTTAGAAGTTTTAAAACCAGAATTAAATTTTTTAGTAGAGGAGCCAGAGTTAAATTTGTTTCCGATAAAGCAAAAAAAACTAATTGATTATTTGATACAAAATATAAATAATACAAAACATAAATTAATAATTACAACTCATAGCCCTTATGTTCTTTCAGCGTTAGATACTTTGATGTTAGCAAAAAATACTTTTAATGAGCATAAAGAACTAAAAGATGATATAAGTAAAATAGTTTATGAAGGAAGATGGATAGATTACAATGATATTTCAGTTTATGAAGTTCGAAATGATGGAAAAGTGTATTCCATCAAAAATGAAGAATTTCGTAGTATTGATACAAATGCAATTGACAGGGTTTCGGATATTATTTCGGAAGAGTTTGATAAACTAACAGAGTTACGATATGCACATTAA
- a CDS encoding carboxypeptidase-like regulatory domain-containing protein, protein MANKINISIPKPCKENWNEMTSSQKGKFCASCQKDVIDFTTASDREILNYYNQNSKICGRFTSSQLNHTIFIPKEKSSIWMLATASIIAFLGLGSQTAKAQESIKTEQTDKKQLDDSTTVIEAKEKSMYHGIVYDENKNPIPGANVMVKGTKIITQTDFDGKFSISAKKGDVLIFSYIGYNTVEFKIKNNPEITITIKPTLMMLGEIVIMKED, encoded by the coding sequence ATGGCTAATAAAATTAATATTTCCATTCCAAAACCCTGTAAAGAAAATTGGAACGAAATGACATCTTCACAAAAAGGAAAATTTTGTGCTTCCTGCCAAAAGGATGTTATTGACTTTACTACTGCTTCCGACAGGGAAATATTGAACTATTATAATCAAAATTCGAAAATATGCGGCCGATTTACAAGCAGTCAACTTAATCACACTATCTTCATTCCAAAAGAAAAAAGTTCAATTTGGATGTTGGCAACCGCGTCAATAATTGCTTTCTTAGGATTAGGAAGCCAAACCGCAAAGGCACAAGAATCTATTAAAACAGAACAAACAGACAAAAAACAATTGGATGATTCCACTACAGTCATTGAAGCTAAAGAAAAATCAATGTATCATGGAATTGTTTATGACGAAAATAAAAATCCAATACCAGGAGCAAATGTTATGGTTAAAGGAACCAAAATTATAACACAAACTGACTTCGATGGAAAATTTTCAATAAGTGCAAAAAAAGGAGATGTTTTAATATTCTCTTATATTGGTTATAATACTGTAGAATTTAAGATTAAAAATAATCCTGAAATTACTATCACAATAAAACCAACTTTAATGATGCTGGGAGAAATTGTCATAATGAAAGAGGATTAA
- the corA gene encoding magnesium/cobalt transporter CorA → MRKIKYKKGKRLQPYNLEYTGLHRNKEIEMQLFVYNDCSVDEYENGTIANLEKHIDLTKINWLNIHGLSDVDLLKDVAAYFKIDNFMLADILNTSKRTKLEEEKDVLFFNIKSMLPSESSDDIRVEQISFLLKKGILISFQEKRSDFFTHIRERIRTNSGIVRTKKADYLLYILLDAIIGNFYITIEAEEDKIEDLINCTKNSADPVILEKIEKHRDNFNFLKRSIIPLRDSLYDIKSIKEDNVFDEIESDNFSFFTRLHQKCLELLEQIESDMGSLESASNFFFAAQAHKMNEIMKTLTVISVVFIPLTFIVGVYGMNFENMPELREPNGYYFVIGFMVLTVAGMVFYFKKRNWF, encoded by the coding sequence ATGAGAAAAATCAAATACAAGAAAGGAAAACGACTGCAGCCATATAATCTTGAATATACTGGTTTACATAGAAACAAAGAAATCGAAATGCAGTTGTTCGTTTACAACGATTGTTCCGTGGATGAATATGAGAATGGTACTATTGCTAATTTGGAAAAGCATATTGATTTAACTAAAATAAATTGGTTAAATATTCACGGATTGAGTGATGTTGATCTGCTTAAAGATGTAGCTGCTTATTTCAAAATTGACAATTTTATGCTGGCAGATATTTTGAATACCAGTAAAAGAACCAAACTGGAAGAAGAGAAAGATGTTTTGTTTTTTAATATCAAATCGATGTTACCTTCGGAAAGCTCTGATGATATAAGGGTTGAACAAATTAGTTTCTTGTTAAAAAAAGGAATTTTGATTTCATTTCAAGAGAAGAGAAGCGATTTTTTTACACATATACGCGAACGCATTCGAACCAATTCTGGAATTGTGCGTACTAAGAAAGCTGATTATCTATTGTATATTCTGCTGGATGCCATTATTGGGAATTTCTATATAACAATTGAAGCGGAAGAGGATAAAATTGAAGATCTAATTAATTGTACTAAAAATAGTGCAGATCCTGTCATTTTAGAAAAAATTGAAAAGCATAGGGATAATTTTAATTTCTTAAAAAGGTCTATTATACCGCTCAGGGATTCTTTGTATGATATTAAAAGCATCAAAGAGGATAATGTCTTTGATGAAATTGAATCGGATAATTTTAGTTTTTTTACCCGTCTACATCAAAAATGTTTAGAACTTTTGGAGCAGATCGAATCGGATATGGGGTCATTGGAAAGTGCGTCCAATTTCTTTTTTGCAGCACAGGCTCACAAGATGAATGAAATCATGAAAACACTAACTGTTATTTCAGTTGTATTCATTCCGCTTACTTTTATTGTAGGAGTATATGGAATGAATTTTGAAAATATGCCCGAATTGCGGGAACCAAACGGTTATTATTTTGTAATCGGTTTTATGGTTTTGACAGTAGCCGGAATGGTTTTTTATTTTAAAAAAAGGAATTGGTTTTAA
- the pta gene encoding phosphate acetyltransferase → MKKAIYIATIEENCGKTIITLGLLRMLLGKTAKVGYFRPVIEDYEEGKKDTHIEMVISYFDLDIQYEDAYAITKSKLIKKKNNGKLGDVVDLIIEKYKKLEDRFDFILVEGTSFTGEGTVIELDMNVLIAKNLGVPTIIVGSGKGKTLEELVDNLNLAYNSFKIKEVEVLAVIANKVQPQNLELVSTALQKSLPPSVLINSIPLIGSLSNPTIQEIVEALDAKVLFGQEYLNNQIGNYSIGAMQLRNYLLHLKENALVIVPGDRADIILGALQANESANYPTVSGIVLTGNIIPEDSILKLIEGLSSIVPIITVERGTYHIANEIGNIKPKIYAKNIQKIETSINTFDKYVDLDTLIDKFNAFKSEGMTPKMFQYNMVKRAKAHRKHIVLPEGSDERIIIAASRLLAMDVVDISIIGNKKQIESKVAELGLDFDFTKVPIINPIESENYDDYVNTYYELRKAKNVTLGMARDLMEDVSYFGTMMVYKGHADGMVSGAAHTTQHTILPALQFIKTKPNSSVVSSVFFMCLEDRVSVFGDCAINPNPTAEQLAEIAISSADSSIGFGIEPKIAMLSYSSGSSGKGDEVEKVRTATEIVKQKRPDLKIEGPIQYDAAVDLEVGQSKMPNSEVAGHASVLIFPDLNTGNNTYKAVQRETGALAIGPMLQGLNKPVNDLSRGCTIDDIINTVVITAIQAQGL, encoded by the coding sequence ATGAAAAAAGCTATATATATCGCAACGATTGAAGAAAATTGCGGTAAAACAATAATTACCTTGGGGTTATTGAGAATGCTGTTGGGGAAAACTGCAAAAGTGGGTTATTTCAGACCAGTTATTGAAGATTATGAAGAAGGAAAAAAAGATACGCATATCGAGATGGTTATATCCTATTTCGATTTGGATATTCAATATGAAGATGCTTATGCTATCACAAAAAGTAAATTAATCAAGAAAAAAAATAACGGGAAATTAGGTGATGTTGTTGATTTAATTATTGAAAAATATAAAAAACTCGAAGACCGTTTTGATTTTATTTTAGTCGAAGGAACCAGTTTTACAGGCGAAGGGACAGTTATTGAGCTGGACATGAATGTGCTGATTGCTAAAAATCTTGGTGTCCCAACTATTATTGTAGGTTCGGGAAAAGGAAAAACTCTGGAGGAATTAGTTGATAATTTGAATTTAGCTTATAATTCATTTAAAATAAAAGAAGTTGAAGTTTTGGCAGTTATTGCCAATAAAGTACAGCCTCAGAATTTAGAATTGGTTTCAACGGCACTGCAGAAAAGTTTACCGCCCTCAGTTCTTATCAATTCCATCCCATTAATTGGCAGTTTGAGCAATCCTACAATACAGGAAATTGTTGAAGCATTGGATGCCAAAGTATTGTTTGGTCAAGAGTATTTAAACAATCAGATTGGTAATTATAGTATTGGAGCGATGCAGTTACGTAATTACTTGCTGCATCTAAAAGAGAATGCACTTGTTATCGTTCCGGGAGACAGAGCCGATATTATTCTTGGAGCATTGCAGGCAAATGAATCCGCTAATTACCCTACAGTTTCGGGGATTGTTCTGACAGGAAATATAATACCCGAAGACAGTATTTTGAAATTGATAGAAGGTCTTTCATCTATAGTGCCAATTATAACAGTAGAAAGAGGTACTTATCATATTGCCAATGAAATAGGGAATATTAAGCCAAAGATTTATGCTAAAAATATTCAAAAAATAGAAACTTCGATAAATACATTTGACAAATATGTTGATTTAGATACGTTAATCGATAAATTTAATGCTTTCAAATCAGAAGGAATGACACCAAAAATGTTCCAATACAACATGGTGAAAAGAGCCAAAGCACATAGAAAGCATATCGTTCTGCCTGAAGGAAGTGATGAAAGAATTATTATTGCCGCTTCTCGTCTGTTAGCAATGGATGTTGTTGATATTTCTATTATTGGAAATAAAAAACAAATAGAAAGTAAAGTGGCAGAATTAGGTTTAGATTTTGACTTTACCAAAGTACCAATTATCAATCCAATCGAGTCTGAAAATTATGATGATTATGTAAATACGTATTATGAATTGCGTAAAGCCAAAAACGTTACCCTTGGAATGGCTAGGGACTTAATGGAAGATGTTTCCTATTTTGGAACCATGATGGTGTACAAAGGACATGCAGACGGAATGGTTTCGGGTGCTGCACATACGACACAGCATACCATCTTACCAGCGTTACAGTTTATTAAAACCAAACCAAATTCTTCGGTAGTATCATCAGTATTTTTCATGTGTCTGGAAGACCGCGTTTCTGTTTTTGGAGACTGCGCAATCAATCCAAATCCTACTGCTGAACAATTAGCTGAAATTGCTATTTCATCTGCAGATTCAAGTATCGGTTTTGGAATAGAGCCAAAAATAGCAATGCTGTCTTATTCATCTGGTTCATCAGGAAAAGGGGATGAAGTAGAAAAAGTAAGAACTGCGACAGAGATTGTAAAACAAAAACGTCCAGATCTAAAAATTGAAGGACCAATACAATATGATGCAGCAGTCGATTTGGAAGTAGGACAAAGCAAAATGCCAAATTCTGAAGTAGCAGGTCACGCCAGTGTATTGATTTTTCCTGATTTGAATACAGGAAACAATACTTACAAAGCCGTACAGAGAGAAACTGGAGCATTGGCAATCGGTCCAATGCTGCAAGGGTTAAATAAGCCGGTAAATGATTTGAGCCGTGGCTGTACCATTGATGATATCATAAATACAGTTGTTATAACAGCTATTCAGGCACAGGGATTGTAA
- a CDS encoding acetate/propionate family kinase, producing MKVVIINSGSSSIKYQLIEMPAGEVICSGMIDRIGLETSNFSYVTKADKVEEILPIPNHKIGLNKIAQLLMDDEKGVIKSTKEIEAVGHRVVHGGSSFSNTALITPEVKEEIKNLCDIAPLHNPAHLQGIIVAEEIFAEARQIAVFDTAFHQTMPEIAYKYAIPSHFLKENKIRAYGFHGTSHKYVSEKAIEYLKAANKAHQNIITVHLGNGCSITAVKDGKCIDTSMGFTPISGLIMGTRSGDIDSSVLFYMMKALNYTVDEVSTLLQKQSGMLGLTGYSDLRDIESNAEQGNKDCQLALAMNAYRIKKYIGSYTAALNGLDAIVFTAGIGENSANMRKLVCTDMEFFGIELDVDKNEIRSKDIREINLPQSKAKVLVIPTDEEIEIANQVYKLLQN from the coding sequence ATGAAAGTAGTAATAATAAACTCAGGGAGTTCTTCTATAAAATATCAATTAATTGAAATGCCAGCCGGCGAAGTAATCTGCTCTGGAATGATTGACAGAATTGGTTTGGAAACTTCTAATTTTAGTTATGTAACCAAAGCTGATAAAGTAGAAGAAATTCTGCCAATCCCTAATCATAAAATTGGACTTAATAAAATAGCTCAATTGCTTATGGATGACGAAAAAGGAGTTATAAAAAGTACAAAAGAGATTGAAGCAGTAGGACACAGAGTGGTGCATGGCGGCAGTTCTTTTTCGAATACAGCCTTGATTACACCAGAAGTTAAGGAAGAAATAAAAAATTTATGTGACATAGCTCCGTTGCACAATCCTGCGCATTTACAAGGAATCATTGTTGCTGAGGAAATTTTTGCCGAAGCCAGACAAATAGCTGTTTTTGATACTGCTTTTCATCAGACAATGCCTGAGATTGCCTATAAATATGCTATTCCTTCGCATTTTTTAAAAGAGAACAAAATCAGAGCTTATGGCTTTCATGGAACATCGCACAAGTATGTGTCTGAAAAAGCAATAGAATACCTAAAAGCAGCAAATAAAGCGCACCAAAATATAATTACAGTGCATTTGGGTAACGGGTGCAGTATTACTGCTGTGAAAGACGGGAAATGTATTGATACTTCCATGGGCTTTACTCCAATCAGCGGATTGATTATGGGAACCCGAAGCGGTGATATCGATTCATCGGTTTTATTTTATATGATGAAAGCGCTCAATTATACTGTAGATGAAGTTAGTACTTTATTGCAAAAACAAAGCGGTATGCTTGGTTTGACAGGATACAGCGATTTAAGAGATATTGAATCGAATGCTGAGCAGGGAAATAAAGACTGTCAGCTGGCATTGGCAATGAACGCGTATCGAATCAAAAAATATATTGGTTCCTATACAGCGGCTTTGAATGGCTTGGATGCCATTGTTTTTACTGCAGGAATCGGTGAAAATTCTGCAAATATGAGAAAGCTGGTTTGTACCGATATGGAATTTTTTGGCATTGAATTGGATGTTGACAAAAATGAAATCCGTTCCAAAGATATCCGAGAAATCAATTTGCCGCAATCGAAAGCTAAAGTTTTGGTTATACCTACTGATGAGGAAATTGAAATTGCCAATCAGGTTTATAAATTACTGCAGAATTAA